From the genome of Vulpes lagopus strain Blue_001 chromosome 2, ASM1834538v1, whole genome shotgun sequence, one region includes:
- the KCNC3 gene encoding potassium voltage-gated channel subfamily C member 3 isoform X1, translating to MLSSVCVSSFRGRQGASKQQPAPPPQPPESPPPLPPPPSPPPLQQQQSAQPGPAASSAGPPAPRGPGGRRAEPCPGLPAAAMGRHGGGGGDSGKIVINVGGVRHETYRSTLRTLPGTRLAGLTEPEAAARFDYDPGADEFFFDRHPGVFAYVLNYYRTGKLHCPADVCGPLFEEELGFWGIDETDVEACCWMTYRQHRDAEEALDSFEAPDPAGAANAANAAGAHDAGLDDEAGAGGGGLDGAGGELKRLCFQDAGGGAGGPPGGAGGAGGTWWRRWQPRVWALFEDPYSSRAARYVAFASLFFILISITTFCLETHEGFIHISNKTVTQASPIPGAPPENITNVEVETEPFLTYVEGVCVVWFTFEFLMRITFCPDKVEFLKSSLNIIDCVAILPFYLEVGLSGLSSKAAKDVLGFLRVVRFVRILRIFKLTRHFVGLRVLGHTLRASTNEFLLLIIFLALGVLIFATMIYYAERIGADPDDILGSNHTYFKNIPIGFWWAVVTMTTLGYGDMYPKTWSGMLVGALCALAGVLTIAMPVPVIVNNFGMYYSLAMAKQKLPKKKNKHIPRPPQPGSPNYCKPDPPPPPPHHPHHGSGGISPPPPITPPSVGVTVAGAYPPGPHTHPGLLRGGAGGLGIMGLPPLPAPGEPCPLAQEEVIEINRADPRPNGDPAAAALAHEDCPAIDQPAMSPEDKSPITPGSRGRYSRDRACFLLTDYAPSPDGSIRKGYEKSRSLSSIAGLSGVSLRLAPLATPPGSPRAARRAPPTLPSIL from the exons ATGCTGAGCTCAGTCTGCGTCTCGTCCTTCCGCGGGCGCCAGGGGGCCAGCAAGCAGCAGCCGGCGCCACCGCCGCAGCCGCCCGAGTCCCCGCCGCCGCTGCCCCCGccgccgtccccgccgccgctgcagcagcagcagtctGCGCAGCCCGGCCCCGCCGCGTCCTCGGCGGGCCCCCCGGCACCTCGCGGGCCCGGGGGCCGGCGCGCCGAGCCATGCCCCGGGCTGCCGGCGGCGGCCATGGGGCGGcacggcggcggcggtggcgacAGCGGCAAGATCGTGATCAACGTGGGCGGCGTGCGCCATGAGACGTACCGCTCGACGCTGCGCACCCTGCCGGGGACGCGGCTGGCCGGCCTGACCGAGCCCGAGGCGGCGGCGCGCTTCGACTACGATCCCGGCGCTGACGAGTTCTTCTTTGACCGGCACCCGGGAGTCTTCGCCTACGTGCTCAACTACTACCGCACAGGCAAGCTGCACTGTCCGGCCGACGTGTGCGGGCCGCTTTTCGAGGAGGAGCTCGGCTTCTGGGGCATCGACGAGACCGACGTGGAGGCCTGCTGCTGGATGACCTACCGGCAGCACCGCGACGCCGAAGAGGCGCTCGACTCCTTCGAGGCTCCGGACCCAGCGGGCGCAGCCAACGCCGCCAACGCCGCCGGCGCCCACGACGCGGGCCTGGACGACgaggcgggcgcgggcggcggcggcttgGACGGCGCGGGCGGCGAGCTCAAGCGCCTCTGCTTCCAGGACGCGGGCGGCGGCGCCGGGGGTCCGCcagggggcgcgggcggcgcagGCGGCACGTGGTGGCGCCGTTGGCAGCCTCGCGTGTGGGCGCTCTTCGAGGACCCCTACTCGTCGCGGGCCGCCAGG TATGTGGCCTTCGCCTCCCTCTTCTTCATCCTTATCTCCATAACCACCTTCTGCCTGGAGACCCACGAAGGCTTCATCCATATCAGCAACAAGACTGTGACACAGGCCTCCCCGATCCCTGGCGCTCCACCAGAGAACATCACCAATGTGGAGGTGGAGACAGAGCCCTTCCTGACATATGTGGAGGGCGTGTGCGTGGTCTGGTTCACCTTCGAGTTTCTCATGCGCATCACCTTCTGCCCAGACAAGGTGGAGTTTCTCAAGAGCAGCCTCAACATCATCGACTGTGTGGCCATCTTGCCCTTCTATCTTGAGGTGGGACTCTCAGGCCTCAGCTCCAAGGCTGCTAAAGACGTGCTGGGCTTCCTGCGGGTGGTCCGCTTTGTCCGAATCCTCCGCATCTTCAAGCTCACACGCCATTTTGTGGGGCTGCGTGTCCTGGGCCACACGCTCCGTGCCAGCACCAACGAGTTCCTGCTGCTCATCATCTTCCTGGCTTTGGGCGTGCTCATCTTTGCTACTATGATCTACTACGCCGAGCGCATTGGCGCCGACCCCGATGACATCCTGGGCTCCAACCACACCTACTTCAAGAACATCCCCATCGGCTTCTGGTGGGCCGTGGTCACCATGACTACCCTGGGCTATGGAGACATGTACCCTAAGACGTGGTCAGGGATGCTGGTCGGGGCGCTGTGTGCCCTGGCGGGGGTGCTCACCATCGCCATGCCTGTGCCCGTCATTGTCAATAACTTTGGCATGTACTATTCGCTGGCCATGGCCAAACAGAAGCTGCCCAAGAAGAAGAACAAACACATCCCTCGCCCCCCGCAGCCCGGCTCTCCGAACTATTGCAAGCCTGACCCTCCGCCGccacccccacaccacccccaccaTGGCAGCGGTGGcatcagccccccgccccccatcaccCCACCCTCTGTGGGGGTGACTGTGGCTGGGGCCTACCCACCGggcccccacacacacccagggcTGCTCAGGGGGGGAGCGGGTGGGCTCGGGATCATGGGGCTGCCTCCTCTGCCAGCCCCTGGGGAGCCCTGCCCGTTGGCTCAGGAGGAAGTAATTGAAATCAACCGGGCAG ATCCCCGGCCCAATGGGGACCCTGCAGCAGCTGCACTGGCCCACGAGGACTGCCCAGCCATCGACCAGCCCGCCATGTCCCCGGAAGACAAGAGCCCCATCACCCCTGGGAGCCGTGGCCGCTACAGCCGGGAccgagcctgcttcctcctcaccGACTACGCCCCTTCCCCTGATGGCTCCATCCGGAAAG gtTACGAGAAATCCCGCAGCCTGAGCAGCATCGCGGGCCTGAGCGGGGTGTCCCTGCGCCTCGCGCCCCTTGCCACTCCCCCTGGCTCTCCCAGGGCCGCCCGCCGCgctcccccaaccctgccctccATCCTCTag
- the KCNC3 gene encoding potassium voltage-gated channel subfamily C member 3 isoform X2, with product MLSSVCVSSFRGRQGASKQQPAPPPQPPESPPPLPPPPSPPPLQQQQSAQPGPAASSAGPPAPRGPGGRRAEPCPGLPAAAMGRHGGGGGDSGKIVINVGGVRHETYRSTLRTLPGTRLAGLTEPEAAARFDYDPGADEFFFDRHPGVFAYVLNYYRTGKLHCPADVCGPLFEEELGFWGIDETDVEACCWMTYRQHRDAEEALDSFEAPDPAGAANAANAAGAHDAGLDDEAGAGGGGLDGAGGELKRLCFQDAGGGAGGPPGGAGGAGGTWWRRWQPRVWALFEDPYSSRAARYVAFASLFFILISITTFCLETHEGFIHISNKTVTQASPIPGAPPENITNVEVETEPFLTYVEGVCVVWFTFEFLMRITFCPDKVEFLKSSLNIIDCVAILPFYLEVGLSGLSSKAAKDVLGFLRVVRFVRILRIFKLTRHFVGLRVLGHTLRASTNEFLLLIIFLALGVLIFATMIYYAERIGADPDDILGSNHTYFKNIPIGFWWAVVTMTTLGYGDMYPKTWSGMLVGALCALAGVLTIAMPVPVIVNNFGMYYSLAMAKQKLPKKKNKHIPRPPQPGSPNYCKPDPPPPPPHHPHHGSGGISPPPPITPPSVGVTVAGAYPPGPHTHPGLLRGGAGGLGIMGLPPLPAPGEPCPLAQEEVIEINRADPRPNGDPAAAALAHEDCPAIDQPAMSPEDKSPITPGSRGRYSRDRACFLLTDYAPSPDGSIRKALVTA from the exons ATGCTGAGCTCAGTCTGCGTCTCGTCCTTCCGCGGGCGCCAGGGGGCCAGCAAGCAGCAGCCGGCGCCACCGCCGCAGCCGCCCGAGTCCCCGCCGCCGCTGCCCCCGccgccgtccccgccgccgctgcagcagcagcagtctGCGCAGCCCGGCCCCGCCGCGTCCTCGGCGGGCCCCCCGGCACCTCGCGGGCCCGGGGGCCGGCGCGCCGAGCCATGCCCCGGGCTGCCGGCGGCGGCCATGGGGCGGcacggcggcggcggtggcgacAGCGGCAAGATCGTGATCAACGTGGGCGGCGTGCGCCATGAGACGTACCGCTCGACGCTGCGCACCCTGCCGGGGACGCGGCTGGCCGGCCTGACCGAGCCCGAGGCGGCGGCGCGCTTCGACTACGATCCCGGCGCTGACGAGTTCTTCTTTGACCGGCACCCGGGAGTCTTCGCCTACGTGCTCAACTACTACCGCACAGGCAAGCTGCACTGTCCGGCCGACGTGTGCGGGCCGCTTTTCGAGGAGGAGCTCGGCTTCTGGGGCATCGACGAGACCGACGTGGAGGCCTGCTGCTGGATGACCTACCGGCAGCACCGCGACGCCGAAGAGGCGCTCGACTCCTTCGAGGCTCCGGACCCAGCGGGCGCAGCCAACGCCGCCAACGCCGCCGGCGCCCACGACGCGGGCCTGGACGACgaggcgggcgcgggcggcggcggcttgGACGGCGCGGGCGGCGAGCTCAAGCGCCTCTGCTTCCAGGACGCGGGCGGCGGCGCCGGGGGTCCGCcagggggcgcgggcggcgcagGCGGCACGTGGTGGCGCCGTTGGCAGCCTCGCGTGTGGGCGCTCTTCGAGGACCCCTACTCGTCGCGGGCCGCCAGG TATGTGGCCTTCGCCTCCCTCTTCTTCATCCTTATCTCCATAACCACCTTCTGCCTGGAGACCCACGAAGGCTTCATCCATATCAGCAACAAGACTGTGACACAGGCCTCCCCGATCCCTGGCGCTCCACCAGAGAACATCACCAATGTGGAGGTGGAGACAGAGCCCTTCCTGACATATGTGGAGGGCGTGTGCGTGGTCTGGTTCACCTTCGAGTTTCTCATGCGCATCACCTTCTGCCCAGACAAGGTGGAGTTTCTCAAGAGCAGCCTCAACATCATCGACTGTGTGGCCATCTTGCCCTTCTATCTTGAGGTGGGACTCTCAGGCCTCAGCTCCAAGGCTGCTAAAGACGTGCTGGGCTTCCTGCGGGTGGTCCGCTTTGTCCGAATCCTCCGCATCTTCAAGCTCACACGCCATTTTGTGGGGCTGCGTGTCCTGGGCCACACGCTCCGTGCCAGCACCAACGAGTTCCTGCTGCTCATCATCTTCCTGGCTTTGGGCGTGCTCATCTTTGCTACTATGATCTACTACGCCGAGCGCATTGGCGCCGACCCCGATGACATCCTGGGCTCCAACCACACCTACTTCAAGAACATCCCCATCGGCTTCTGGTGGGCCGTGGTCACCATGACTACCCTGGGCTATGGAGACATGTACCCTAAGACGTGGTCAGGGATGCTGGTCGGGGCGCTGTGTGCCCTGGCGGGGGTGCTCACCATCGCCATGCCTGTGCCCGTCATTGTCAATAACTTTGGCATGTACTATTCGCTGGCCATGGCCAAACAGAAGCTGCCCAAGAAGAAGAACAAACACATCCCTCGCCCCCCGCAGCCCGGCTCTCCGAACTATTGCAAGCCTGACCCTCCGCCGccacccccacaccacccccaccaTGGCAGCGGTGGcatcagccccccgccccccatcaccCCACCCTCTGTGGGGGTGACTGTGGCTGGGGCCTACCCACCGggcccccacacacacccagggcTGCTCAGGGGGGGAGCGGGTGGGCTCGGGATCATGGGGCTGCCTCCTCTGCCAGCCCCTGGGGAGCCCTGCCCGTTGGCTCAGGAGGAAGTAATTGAAATCAACCGGGCAG ATCCCCGGCCCAATGGGGACCCTGCAGCAGCTGCACTGGCCCACGAGGACTGCCCAGCCATCGACCAGCCCGCCATGTCCCCGGAAGACAAGAGCCCCATCACCCCTGGGAGCCGTGGCCGCTACAGCCGGGAccgagcctgcttcctcctcaccGACTACGCCCCTTCCCCTGATGGCTCCATCCGGAAAG CTCTTGTCACCGCCTGA